One segment of Macaca fascicularis isolate 582-1 chromosome 2, T2T-MFA8v1.1 DNA contains the following:
- the CCR1 gene encoding C-C chemokine receptor type 1 has protein sequence METPDTTENYDMITEFDYGDATPCHKVNERAILAQLLPPLYSLVFVIGVVGNLLVVLVLVQYKRLKNMTNIYLLNLAISDLLFLFTLPFLIYYKSTDDWIFGDAMCKILSGFYYTGLYSEIFFIILLTIDRYLAIVHAVFALRARTVTFGVITSIIIWALAILASSPLMYFSKTQWNIVRHSCNLHFPYESFQQWKLFQALKLNLFGLVLPLLVMIVCYTGIIKILLRRPNEKKSKAVRLIFVIMIIFFLFWTPYNLTELISVFQEFLFTHLCEQNRQLDLAMEVTEVIANMHCCVNPVIYAFAGERFRKYLRQLFHRRVAVHLVKWLPFLSGDRLERVSSTSPSTGEHELSAGL, from the coding sequence ATGGAGACTCCAGACACCACAGAGAACTATGACATGATCACAGAGTTTGACTATGGGGATGCAACTCCCTGCCACAAGGTGAATGAGAGGGCCATTTTGGCCCAACTGCTGCCCCCTCTGTACTCCTTGGTATTTGTCATTGGCGTGGTTGGAAACCTCCTGGTGGTCCTGGTCCTTGTGCAATACAAGAGGCTCAAAAACATGACCAACATCTACCTCCTGAACCTGGCCATTTCTGACCTGCTCTTCCTGTTCACACTGCCCTTCCTGATCTACTACAAGTCGACAGATGACTGGATTTTTGGTGATGCCATGTGTAAGATCCTCTCTGGGTTTTATTACACAGGCTTGTACAGCGAGATCTTTTTCATCATCCTGCTGACGATTGACAGGTACCTGGCCATCGTCCATGCCGTGTTTGCCTTGAGGGCACGGACCGTCACTTTTGGTGTCATCACCAGCATCATCATTTGGGCCCTGGCCATCTTGGCTTCCTCGCCACTCATGTACTTTTCCAAGACCCAGTGGAACATCGTTCGCCACAGCTGCAACCTTCACTTTCCTTACGAAAGCTTTCAACAGTGGAAGCTGTTTCAGGCTCTGAAACTGAACCTCTTTGGGCTGGTGTTGCCTTTGTTGGTCATGATTGTCTGCTACACAGGGATCATAAAGATTCTGCTCAGACGACCAAATGAGAAGAAATCCAAAGCTGTCCGTCTGATTTTTGTCATCATgatcatcttctttctcttttggacCCCGTACAATTTGACTGaacttatttctgttttccaagaATTCTTGTTCACTCATCTTTGTGAGCAGAACAGACAATTGGACCTGGCTATGGAAGTGACGGAGGTGATCGCCAACATGCACTGCTGTGTCAACCCAGTGATTTACGCCTTCGCCGGTGAGAGGTTCCGGAAGTACCTACGGCAGTTGTTCCACAGGCGTGTGGCCGTGCACCTGGTTAAATGGCTCCCCTTCCTCTCCGGGGACAGGCTGGAGAGGGTCAGCTCCACGTCTCCCTCCACAGGGGAGCATGAACTCTCTGCTGGACTCTGA